A genome region from Arachis duranensis cultivar V14167 chromosome 6, aradu.V14167.gnm2.J7QH, whole genome shotgun sequence includes the following:
- the LOC127748417 gene encoding protein MAIN-LIKE 1-like, with translation MEDETGTIAADSSSTCSGDDSGCFLLGGNVGEKVFTRKHPEIQTVKMEDDPNRIYRLDGIAHIIGSIHEESYQCITSIRMQHGMSLDDKIIPYLQMVGLAHLARLNDRWFRLDEPLVSAFIKRWCLETHTFHMPFGEYTITLQDVVYYFCLSIDGQYVSVCLTDFELFIDGGRPACDWFQELCGVLPPAYYIDKFSVKCTWMQETFSHLTHDTDEEIVRRYARAYTMMLLSTQLFDDKFDTRMHIQWLSYVARLEDIGGYSWRSAALSWLYLIPVIVSCSQ, from the exons ATGGAAGATGAGACGGGAACAATAGCAGCAGATTCGTCAAGCACGTGTAGCGGTGATGACAGCGGGTGCTTCCTCCTCGGTGGCAACGTTGGCG AGAAAGTTTTCACCCGAAAACACCCTGAAATTCAAACTGTGAAAATGGAAGACGACCCGAATCGTATTTATCGGTTAGACGGCATCGCTCATATTATTGGTTCTATCCATGAAGAG TCATATCAATGTATCACTAGCATCAGGATGCAGCATGGTATGTCCCTAGATGACAAGATCATACCGTACCTGCAGATGGTCGGCTTAGCCCATCTCGCGAGACTCAATGATCGCTGGTTTAGGTTGGATGAGCCGCTGGTCAGTGCATTTATTAAGCGGTGGTGTCTCGAGACTCATACCTTCCACATGCCATTCGGGGAGTACACGATTACGCTTCAGGATGTTGTGTACTATTTTTGCCTCTCCATCGATGGACAGTACGTCAGTGTATGCCTGACGGACTTCGAGCTGTTCATTGATGGCGGGCGACCTGCATGTGATTGGTTCCAAGAGTTGTGTGGTGTGTTGCCTCCAGCGTACTACATCGACAAGTTCAGTGTGAAGTGCACTTGGATGCAGGAAACATTCAGTCACCTCACTCACGACACAGATGAGGAAATAGTTAGGAGGTACGCGAGGGCGTATACCATGATGCTATTATCTACCCAGCTCTTCGATGATAAGTTTGATACACGCATGCATATCCAGTGGCTATCGTACGTAGCGAGATTAGAGGACATAGGTGGATACAGCTGGAGATCCGCCGCTTTGTCGTGGTTATACCTTATACCAGTGATTGTGTCGTGTAGCCAATAA
- the LOC107492301 gene encoding transcription factor MYB2-like, producing the protein MEANKKNKVKKLGSGSIEEEEEENDKGMIRKGPWSVEEDVILSNYVATHGHGRWNTLARSAGLKRSGKSCRLRWLNYLRPDVRRGNITLHEQITILDLHSRWGNRWSKIAEHLPGRTDNEIKNYWRTRVSKQARQLNCDVNSKIFRDALRYVWMPLLQERLQSNTQMEHPNAAQTYSSDSSSSASLGIQQFCSESDQQVMSNHGVLVHSIVEDEPGICPSMNNETFEYTNIPLGDSGDLMLESLCNNDDNIYGFCHDFVMTLE; encoded by the exons ATGGAAGCTAATAAGAAGAATAAGGTAAAGAAATTAGGATCAGGCagtatagaagaagaagaagaggagaatgaTAAAGGTATGATAAGAAAAGGTCCATGGAGCGTTGAAGAAGACGTGATTCTGAGCAATTACGTGGCCACTCACGGTCATGGTCGCTGGAACACCCTCGCCCGTTCTGCAG GACTTAAGAGGTCCGGGAAAAGTTGCAGGTTGAGATGGCTAAACTATCTTCGTCCTGATGTTCGCCGCGGAAACATCACACTCCACGAACAAATCACCATTCTTGATCTTCATTCACGCTGGGGAAATAG ATGGTCGAAAATTGCGGAGCACTTGCCAGGAAGAACGGACAATGAGATAAAGAATTATTGGAGGACCAGAGTGAGTAAGCAGGCAAGGCAACTCAACTGTGACGTCAATAGCAAAATATTCAGGGACGCTTTGCGTTATGTTTGGATGCCTCTTTTGCAAGAGCGACTTCAATCGAACACGCAAATGGAGCATCCAAACGCAGCACAAACCTACTCCTCggactcatcatcatcagcatCCCTTGGCATACAACAATTCTGTTCTGAATCTGATCAACAAGTGATGAGTAATCATGGTGTTTTGGTGCATAGTATTGTTGAAGATGAGCCCGGAATATGCCCGAGTATGAATAACGAAACGTTTGAATATACCAATATACCCTTGGGGGATAGTGGGGACTTAATGCTGGAGAGTTTGTGCAACAACGATGACAACATATATGGCTTCTGTCACGACTTTGTCATGACCTTGGAATAA
- the LOC107492358 gene encoding galactinol synthase 1 — MAPPELVPTAAAASAFTARTASTLPRRAYVTFLAGNGDYVKGVVGLVKGLRKVKSAYPLVVAILPDVPEEHRQILESQGCIVRQIEPVYPPENQTQFAMAYYVINYSKLRIWEFVEYSKMIYLDGDIEVYENIDHLFDLPDGKFYAVMDCFCEKTWSHSPQYKIGYCQQCPDKVQWPEELGQPPSLYFNAGMFVFEPSMETYHDLLRKLQITPPTPFAEQDFLNMYFKDIYEPIPSVYNLVLAVLWRHPENVDLDKVKVVHYCAAGSKPWRYTGKEENMQREDIKMLVKKWWDIYHDTSLDYRKPPLSSDEADPLVHVTSESPKVPYLMTPTPA, encoded by the exons ATGGCACCTCCTGAGCTTGTTCCAACCGCCGCTGCTGCTTCCGCCTTCACCGCGAGAACTGCTTCCACACTCCCCAGGCGAGCCTACGTCACTTTCCTCGCCGGAAACGGTGACTACGTCAAAGGTGTTGTTGGACTGGTCAAAGGCCTCCGAAAGGTCAAGTCAGCTTACCCTCTGGTGGTGGCGATCCTCCCCGACGTGCCTGAGGAGCACCGTCAGATACTTGAGTCACAAGGTTGCATAGTCCGCCAGATCGAACCGGTTTACCCTCCTGAGAACCAGACTCAGTTCGCCATGGCCTATTATGTCATCAACTACTCCAAGCTCCGTATCTGGGAG TTTGTGGAGTACAGTAAGATGATATACTTGGATGGAGACATTGAGGTGTATGAGAACATAGATCACTTGTTTGATCTTCCAGATGGAAAGTTCTATGCTGTAATGGATTGCTTCTGCGAGAAGACATGGAGTCACAGCCCTCAATACAAGATCGGTTACTGCCAGCAGTGCCCTGACAAGGTGCAATGGCCTGAAGAGTTGGGTCAACCACCGTCCCTGTACTTCAACGCTGGCATGTTCGTGTTTGAGCCATCCATGGAAACTTACCACGACCTTCTCAGAAAACTCCAGATCACACCTCCTACTCCCTTTGCGGAGCAGGATTTCCTCAACATGTATTTCAAGGACATTTACGAGCCCATTCCCTCCGTTTATAACCTTGTTCTTGCCGTGCTCTGGCGCCACCCTGAAAATGTTGACCTTGATAAAGTCAAAGTTGTTCACTACTGTGCAGCG GGATCCAAACCATGGAGATATACCGGAAAGGAAGAAAATATGCAGAGGGAGGACATAAAGATGCTGGTGAAGAAATGGTGGGATATCTATCATGATACATCCCTGGATTACAGGAAACCGCCGCTATCCAGTGACGAAGCTGATCCATTGGTGCATGTAACTTCTGAGTCTCCCAAAGTCCCCTATCTCATGACGCCCACACCTGCATAG